From uncultured Desulfobacter sp.:
GAGTCATGGTAGGTGATGGTACCGTCATAATAGGCGTCTGTGTTTTCGATATTGAGCACGTCAACCAGGTATTCGGTGAATTCAAAGGTCCTTTTTCCCACGGCAATGGCCCGCTGTTTCCACGTCGGCTCATTTTCAAACAATTCGGGATAGTGATACCGGACCATGGCAACGCAGGATCCTGACGGACAAACAATGGTTTCAGAATCTTCAAAGGTTTCAATATAATGCTTTGCCGCCTTTGTCGCTTCTTTCCGGTATCCTGAGTTGAACGAGGGCTGACCGCAGCAGGTCTGATTTTCCGGGTAGTCCATGGTAATACCAAGACGCTGGAACAGCTTGACCATGGCTTCTCCGACTTCCGGGTAAATGCCGTCTACAATGCATTGGATGAACAGGGTTGCATGTGTCATTGAATTTGTCCTAACCGTTTGTATTATGCCGGATGGGGCCTGTAACCAAGATGGGAGATGCCTCTATCTTGTCTGCGGCCATCATGCTGACCACCCGTTCAAATGCGCTTATGATCATCATCTGTTCCCAGTCTTCAAGATCGGAAAAATGCTCTGTGAATGTTTCCTGGAGCAGAGGTGGCAGGTTTTTGATAATATCCTGACCCTTGTCTGTAAGAAAAAGACTGACAGCCCGCCTGTCATCTTCTCTTTTTTTTCTGGCAATGTATCCACGGCTTTCAAGGCGCTTGGTGATATCAGTCACGGTTGCCTGACTTAAGCTTGTGGCCCGGGATAACGGGGTAATGGAAATTTGACCATGGGAGGAAATTTCCTGGAGCACAATAAGCTGGGGACCGGTCAGACCAAATTTTTTGTTCAATTTTCTGGAATGAATGTCAACTGCCTGGATGATTTTACGAATTGATATCAAAAGGGTTTGACATCTTTGGTTGCTTAGTTCTGTTACAGCCATAATTAAGTATTTATATTGTATTTGCGTTGTTTATTATTAAAATATGGTTTGATGATATTCAGTTTTAAGGTAATATTGTATACTATTGTCCGGGTAATAGGCAAGCACCAATGGTTTTGTGAGTAATTCTAAATTTAATAAAGTATTATCCTTTCTGCTTGCTTTTTTCTTGCTCTTACTTTTAATCATGCTCTTGCTCGAAGTATTATTTCGAGCAAGATTAAGAGCAAGATGGGGTACCGGCTCAAATTTAGAATTACTGGGTTTTTGCCCTGGTTGACCCGAAACATCAATCAAGGGAAAATTAAACGTATTTTAATGTCAATTTTTCGGGGAAAAGCCATGGAACAACAGGTCAAGAAAGTGCTTTTGAACAGGTGTGCTGTTGTCTGCGCCGTCATGTTCATGGCCCTTGTCGGTATTGCAGGGTGCAGTGGAGAAGAAAAAAGAAATTTGGATCTGATCCTGGGTAACTGGATTCACTACAAGAATCGTACCTATATTCTTATCGCCATTGACATGAAAGGCACTTGGACTTCTTCGGTCAGAATTGCAGATGTGACCTCTAAAATTGTTGGTTCCAAGGGAACGGCCGGCGGCACCTGGCATTTGGACGAGGGACAGTTCATTTTAACCGTTGAGAGATCAGATATCGAAGATGTCTGGGAAAAGAATGACACCCGTTTTTATAAGGTGCTTGAACTCAGCGACCATCTCATGGTCCTTGAGAGCGAAAGCGGCCGTAATGAGGAATGGAAAAAAACGGTTCACCAGAAGGGGAAAGGTGAGTCAGGTGCGGTCAATCCGATTGTTACCATGGCGCCCTATGCCGTTAATTTGGACAGACATTCTTCCAATGCCCAAGACCGTTACCTGTGTCTGAGTATTCATTTGGAACTTATGGAACTGATGCCGGAACAGTCTGTGCCCCAGTTTCATCCCAGGGCCAGGGATGCTGCCATCATGTACCTGTCTTCTCTGACCTATGATGATGTCTCTGATTTTGATCGCATCAAGGCCCAGAAAGAAAAGCTCAAAGATGCACTTAATCCCTATATGGAAGGGTTAATTAAAGACGTTGTCATTGACCATGTGGTTATTGCCGTTTCAGCAGCCAAGGTGGAAGAATTTATCATTGAACATACGGCGGTATCAACCGAGGAGGAACCCGCTGAAGGAGAAGAGGGTGAAAACAGCGAAGAGGGCGTAGAAAAAGAAAGCCCAGAGGCATCCTGACAGACAAATGGTCAGTTCGTTTCTTTAGGTTTTATGACCAGTACGGCGCCGGAATTAAGACTGATTTCGGCCTTATTCTGTGTGAATACATTGCTGATCCCCATGGTTGAACCCATGCAAAGGCTCTTATCCGTTAAGGGATACTCTAACCCTTCCAGGTTCAGGCCTTTAACATAGTCTGATACCGGGATGACGGATATCAGGTCGCCTGGGCGGCCCGTAAGCGTCAGGCGGGAAACAACAATATGAATATCATTATATGCATCTAAGATCGTGGTCGGGATTCCCTGTTCGGCAAGTCTGCGCAGAAGGAAAATATTTGCCAGGGTGTGGTCAAGCCGGGTGCTGGTGGCACCCATAATGAGAAGGTCGGTACATCCATGGTCAATGGCATATTCCATACATAATTCCAGATCTGTCTGGTTCTTGCGTACCGGATGCTTTAAAATTTTAACCTGTTTTCCCTTGAAAAATGAAAGGATGTTTTCGGGAATGGAATCAAGGTCACCAATGATAATCCGGGGAATAATGCCCATGTGGTGAAGATGAACGGCTCCGCCGTCTGCGGCAATGACCATGTCCGATTGTTGTATCCGGGATAAAAGTCTGTCTGTTTCGGATAGGGTTCCGTTTGCTACAATGACTATTTTCATAATTCTGCTTTCATACCAGAAAAATGATATAATGCAAACAATACTATTTATTGACATAATATTCAGGAGTTCATATTTTCCAAGCCAATGAAGGTTTTCAAACGTATACATACCTATCTTTTTTTTGAGCTTATCCCGCCGTTTGCCATAAGCACCTTTTTTTTAACCTCGGTGTTTTTGATGACCCGGATTCCGGATATCATGAATATGGTGGTTAACTACAACTCCAGTATCACGGATATCTTTCTTCTAATATCTTATACGCTACCGCGGTTCATGGAGTTTACCATTCCCATGTCAGCCATGATTGCAGTGCTTTTGACCATCATGCGCATGTCAGGGGAAAATGAGATTATCGCCCTGAAAGGGGCGGGAATGTCTTTATACAAACTTTTGCCGCCGGTAATCATGTTCAGCATGATGACTCTTCTAATCACCATGTGGGTGACGGTCTACGGGATTCCCAAGGGCAAACTGGCCCTGAAAGTGAAAACCATAGAACTGGCCAGATCCAGTATTGACGCAGCACTGCAGGAGCGCCAGTTCAACAGTCAGCTTGACGGTATCATGATTTATGTGGCCCATGTGGATATGGGTACCCGGGATTTGACGGACGTATTCATTGAGGATCGCAGGACCGCCGACATGGTCTCTATCTCAACGGCACCCAGGGGACGCCTGGTGCGCCAGGGAGACCAGGATGTATACACCATCCGTCTGTATGACGGTATGATCAACCAGGTCAATGTTCAGGATCAATCCGTGACCAATATTAATTTCGGGCACTATGACATCAATATCGACCTGACTGCCATGCAGAAAAATAAATCCACAAAAGTGAGAAAGGATTTTGATGAAATGAGTCTGCATGAACTGATCCAGCGTATCCGGATCGGTTTTAAAACGCCTAAAATGGATAGCGAGGCACGTTTGGTGTTGCATGAAAAATTTTCCATTCCCTTTGCATGTCTTGCTTTGGGATTGTTGGCATTTCCTTTGGGTGTTCAGTCTATGTCCTCAAGAAAATCAAGTGGTTTTGGGATGGGGATAGGTTTTTTTCTGCTGTACTATCTGCTGCTGGCCTTTGGCTGGTCCGGCGGCGAGGCCGGTCGTTATCCGCCTGTCATTGCCATGTGGATGCCCAATGTGATCATGGGGGGGGCGGGTATTTTCCTTTTGATCCGTAATGCCAAGGAGCGGCCCGTACATCTGCCCCTTTGGATTCAAAATCTTCCGGCAACTGTTGTAGCCCGTTTCTGGAAAAGGACAAAATCATGATCAGATGCCTTCACAAATACTGGCTCAAAGAGTTTGTCAGGATTTTTATTATTATCCAGGCATTGGTTATGGTCTTGTTTGTGTTTATTGATTACCTGTCTCGTCTGGATAGAATGCTTGAATACAATGTGACCTTTGCCAGAGGGCTTTGGTATGTGCTGCTTAAGCTGCCGTATATGTTTGTTCAACTCACTCCGGCAGGACTGCTTCTTGCCGTTATTTCCGTGTTTGGTATCATGAACCGGAACGAAGAACTTACGGCTTTAAAGTCTTCGGGCATCTCCGTTTATTTTCTGGTCAAGCCGGCCATTTGGGTCGGGTGTCTTTTGGCGCTGTTGATGCTGTTTTTGGGTGAAACCCTGATTCCTTTGTCCATGGCTCGTTCCAATCATATCCGTTACAATGAGATGGTTGAAAAAAAGGGGGTTGTTCACAGTCGAAAAGACATCTGGATTCGTTCGGACAACACGCTGGTGCACATTAATTTTTTTGACCCGGTCCAAAAAACGGTGGCCGGCATCACATGTACCACCATGGGGGCAGGATTCAAGATCGCCTCACGTATAGATGCTGCAAAAGGGTATTATGACAACGGTCGATGGATTCTGGAAGATGTTGCTGAACAGGTGTATGACCCCAAAATTGATGACTATCATGTGACCATAAGGCCCAGACAGGTCATTTCCCTTGGCCTGAGCCTTAAACCTGACGACCTTGGCCGTATAGCCAAAAAGACGAATGAAATGAGTTATACCGAGCTTAGACGGTATGTAGAAAAAGTAACGGCTGAAGGGTATGACGCCACCACTTACAAGGTGGACATGCATGGAAAGCTGGCTTTCCCCTTTATCTGTGTGATCATGGCATTGACAGGGGCGGCCACGGGCATGAGGACTTTTGTGAAGACCAACCTGCCCGTGGGTATTGCCGTGGGCGTGGGGTTTTGTTTTCTGTACTGGTTTGTCTTCGGGTTTACGGCCTCTTTGGGCTATGCAAAGATTTTGCCGCCGGTGGTCGCCGCCTGGGTGAGCAACCTGGTTTTTCTATGCCTGGGGTGTATTTATCTAATTCATACGGAATGATGCCGGTTTTATGATTTTTTTTTACCATATCATTACTTTGGTGGTATTTTTTTTCTGCCTGCCTTTTTTGCCTCTTGTCTGGATATTTTCAGCCAAACGGCGGGCTAATCTATTACAACGCCTGGGGCTGTTTACCCGGCTTCCTAAAAAAGAAGCCAACACGCGCAGAATTTGGGTTCATGCCCTGTCTGTGGGTGAAGTAAATTCAAGTCTGCCGCTGGTAAGCGCCTTAAAAAAAAAATACCCGGCCCATGATATTGTTTTTACAGCATCCACTAAAACCGGGTTTGAGCGGGCCCTTGATCTGATGCCTCCGGGCCGGGCCGATTCCCCGGTCACGACTATGGGCTATTTCCCCTTTGATATCTGGTTTGCAGTGATACGGGTTATCTCACGCATTTCACCGGATATTGTCTGTCTGGTGGAAACGGATCTATGGCCCGGTTTTTTGTCTGTCATGCATCAACGCCGGACTCCGGTGGTCCTTATGAATGCACGGTTGTCGCCAAGGTCTTTGAAAGGGTACCGATGCATGGGGCCGCTGAGCGATTTGTTTTTTTCAAAGCTTTCCTGTGTTATGGCCCAAACCCGGCAGGATGCGTTGGGCTTTGAAACGCTTGGTGTGGCCCGAAACCGTATTGAAGTCACCGGCAATATCAAGTTTGATCAGCCCTGTCCGAAGTTGTCCCGGGAAGAAATTTCAGGCCTTGTTCGGGATTTGGGGTTTCACACGGGTGACCGGATAATGATTGCCGGTTCCACTCATCCAGGTGAAGAATCCATGGTGTTCCGGGCGTTTATCCAGGCAAGACAAATTGACCCTGCACTCAAACTTGTCATTGCGCCCCGGGACCCGGGCAGGTGTAAAGCGTTGCTCAGGGAGTTGCCTTTAGCCGGATTCAGGGTTGCATGTTACCTGGAACCGCTTGAAAGTAAGCAAGGCGTAGATATTATGTTTCTCAACACCATTGGCATTCTGGCCAAGGCTTATGCGTTCTGTACATTTTCCTTTGTGGGCGGATCCCTGGTGGCCCAAGGCGGGCATAACCTTCTGGAACCGGCCATGTTTGGCAAACCAGTGTTCTTTGGGCCCCATATGACGGATTTTTATGAAATGGCTCAGTTGTTTATCCAGGGTAAAGGCGGTATCCAGGTTGAAGATGAAAAAGCCCTGGCCGTTGAACTGGAAAAAATGCTGGGCAATCCGGATTACTGCACCCGTATAGGGCACAATGCCAGGCAAATTTTTAAAGACAACGCAGGGGCGATAAATGCCTGTTTAACCCGGATGGAGGCGTTTCTTGATTAAATTCTGGCTGGACCGAATAGAAAAACGGGTATTGCAGACCATGGAAACCCCGGGGCCCTTTGCGCCGTTTTCCTTTGATCAGATGCTGGCCGGCTGTGCAAGCCTTTATAAAGCCGGGGTGAAACTGCGTTATGCTATGTATGGGAGCGGTTTTTTGAAATCCAGGTGTCTTGATTGCCCTGTGATTTCCATCGGCAACCTGGCCGTGGGCGGTTCCGGTAAAACACCCATGGCGGTCTGGCTGGCCAAAATGTTGGTGGAAAAAGGGTTGCGTCCTGTGGTGATCAGCCGGGGTTACAGAGGGACACTTGAAGACGAGGTTGCTGTGGTATCGGACGGCCGGGACGTGTTTCTGGATGCAAAAACATGCGGTGACGAGCCCTATATGATGGCCATGGAAAAAGCCTTTCCCGTGGTGGTGGGAAAAGACCGGTATAAAGCGGGTCTTATGGCTATGGAAACCTTTGCACCTGATGTGATTATTCTTGATGATGGGTTTCAGCATCTGAAATTGAGCCGGGACCTTAACTTGGTGCTTATGGACTACAGGCAGCCTTTGGGGAACGGACGCATGCTCCCGGCAGGTCGGTTGCGTGAAACCCTTTGTATGGCAAAGGACAGAATTGATGCCATTGTGTTTACCCGGTGTCCCCCGGATGCATTTCAATTGGACGCGTTTCAGGGAGCAGAGAGTCAATCCGTTACAAATGACATCAGTGAAAAATTGCCGTCTGTACCGGTTTTTTTCTGTACGCATGAGCCCTTTTGGGCACAATTATTTCCGGCCGAAAGTGATAATAACACAAAGGATTTTCAATCCCGGCGTTTGAAAGGAAAAACAGCTGTTCTGTTTTCAGGCCTGGCCCGGAACGCTTCCTTTGCACAGTCCGTGCAGGATCTGGGTGTAAACATTGCCGACCACTTTGAATTTTGCGACCATTATCGGTATAATGAGCCTGATTTTAAAAGGATTTTAGCCCGGGCTGAGGCGTTGAAGGTTGATCTCATTCTGACAACCCAGAAGGACTGGGTAAAGGTGAACCCGGTATGCTTCAGGGATATGACGGTTGCTGTTGTTGGTATCCGGTTGCGCTTTTCCAATCCCCAGGGTCTTGAAAAATTTATTTTGAACAATACGAACGGGTAGAGCAAGGTGTCAGGATTGCCCATGATAATTTATTG
This genomic window contains:
- a CDS encoding (Fe-S)-binding protein, whose protein sequence is MTHATLFIQCIVDGIYPEVGEAMVKLFQRLGITMDYPENQTCCGQPSFNSGYRKEATKAAKHYIETFEDSETIVCPSGSCVAMVRYHYPELFENEPTWKQRAIAVGKRTFEFTEYLVDVLNIENTDAYYDGTITYHDSCHLKRHLGVAAQPRALISKVKGAKFVEMKKSDTCCGFGGAFSTKYPDISTAMVKEKVENILDSGADAVVGCDMGCLMNIKGYLTRHNLNVRVMHIAQLLAGQKAGAV
- a CDS encoding MarR family transcriptional regulator; amino-acid sequence: MISIRKIIQAVDIHSRKLNKKFGLTGPQLIVLQEISSHGQISITPLSRATSLSQATVTDITKRLESRGYIARKKREDDRRAVSLFLTDKGQDIIKNLPPLLQETFTEHFSDLEDWEQMMIISAFERVVSMMAADKIEASPILVTGPIRHNTNG
- a CDS encoding flagellar basal body-associated FliL family protein, whose protein sequence is MEQQVKKVLLNRCAVVCAVMFMALVGIAGCSGEEKRNLDLILGNWIHYKNRTYILIAIDMKGTWTSSVRIADVTSKIVGSKGTAGGTWHLDEGQFILTVERSDIEDVWEKNDTRFYKVLELSDHLMVLESESGRNEEWKKTVHQKGKGESGAVNPIVTMAPYAVNLDRHSSNAQDRYLCLSIHLELMELMPEQSVPQFHPRARDAAIMYLSSLTYDDVSDFDRIKAQKEKLKDALNPYMEGLIKDVVIDHVVIAVSAAKVEEFIIEHTAVSTEEEPAEGEEGENSEEGVEKESPEAS
- a CDS encoding thiamine diphosphokinase, translating into MKIVIVANGTLSETDRLLSRIQQSDMVIAADGGAVHLHHMGIIPRIIIGDLDSIPENILSFFKGKQVKILKHPVRKNQTDLELCMEYAIDHGCTDLLIMGATSTRLDHTLANIFLLRRLAEQGIPTTILDAYNDIHIVVSRLTLTGRPGDLISVIPVSDYVKGLNLEGLEYPLTDKSLCMGSTMGISNVFTQNKAEISLNSGAVLVIKPKETN
- the lptF gene encoding LPS export ABC transporter permease LptF, which gives rise to MKVFKRIHTYLFFELIPPFAISTFFLTSVFLMTRIPDIMNMVVNYNSSITDIFLLISYTLPRFMEFTIPMSAMIAVLLTIMRMSGENEIIALKGAGMSLYKLLPPVIMFSMMTLLITMWVTVYGIPKGKLALKVKTIELARSSIDAALQERQFNSQLDGIMIYVAHVDMGTRDLTDVFIEDRRTADMVSISTAPRGRLVRQGDQDVYTIRLYDGMINQVNVQDQSVTNINFGHYDINIDLTAMQKNKSTKVRKDFDEMSLHELIQRIRIGFKTPKMDSEARLVLHEKFSIPFACLALGLLAFPLGVQSMSSRKSSGFGMGIGFFLLYYLLLAFGWSGGEAGRYPPVIAMWMPNVIMGGAGIFLLIRNAKERPVHLPLWIQNLPATVVARFWKRTKS
- the lptG gene encoding LPS export ABC transporter permease LptG, coding for MIRCLHKYWLKEFVRIFIIIQALVMVLFVFIDYLSRLDRMLEYNVTFARGLWYVLLKLPYMFVQLTPAGLLLAVISVFGIMNRNEELTALKSSGISVYFLVKPAIWVGCLLALLMLFLGETLIPLSMARSNHIRYNEMVEKKGVVHSRKDIWIRSDNTLVHINFFDPVQKTVAGITCTTMGAGFKIASRIDAAKGYYDNGRWILEDVAEQVYDPKIDDYHVTIRPRQVISLGLSLKPDDLGRIAKKTNEMSYTELRRYVEKVTAEGYDATTYKVDMHGKLAFPFICVIMALTGAATGMRTFVKTNLPVGIAVGVGFCFLYWFVFGFTASLGYAKILPPVVAAWVSNLVFLCLGCIYLIHTE
- a CDS encoding 3-deoxy-D-manno-octulosonic acid transferase yields the protein MIFFYHIITLVVFFFCLPFLPLVWIFSAKRRANLLQRLGLFTRLPKKEANTRRIWVHALSVGEVNSSLPLVSALKKKYPAHDIVFTASTKTGFERALDLMPPGRADSPVTTMGYFPFDIWFAVIRVISRISPDIVCLVETDLWPGFLSVMHQRRTPVVLMNARLSPRSLKGYRCMGPLSDLFFSKLSCVMAQTRQDALGFETLGVARNRIEVTGNIKFDQPCPKLSREEISGLVRDLGFHTGDRIMIAGSTHPGEESMVFRAFIQARQIDPALKLVIAPRDPGRCKALLRELPLAGFRVACYLEPLESKQGVDIMFLNTIGILAKAYAFCTFSFVGGSLVAQGGHNLLEPAMFGKPVFFGPHMTDFYEMAQLFIQGKGGIQVEDEKALAVELEKMLGNPDYCTRIGHNARQIFKDNAGAINACLTRMEAFLD
- the lpxK gene encoding tetraacyldisaccharide 4'-kinase; translation: MIKFWLDRIEKRVLQTMETPGPFAPFSFDQMLAGCASLYKAGVKLRYAMYGSGFLKSRCLDCPVISIGNLAVGGSGKTPMAVWLAKMLVEKGLRPVVISRGYRGTLEDEVAVVSDGRDVFLDAKTCGDEPYMMAMEKAFPVVVGKDRYKAGLMAMETFAPDVIILDDGFQHLKLSRDLNLVLMDYRQPLGNGRMLPAGRLRETLCMAKDRIDAIVFTRCPPDAFQLDAFQGAESQSVTNDISEKLPSVPVFFCTHEPFWAQLFPAESDNNTKDFQSRRLKGKTAVLFSGLARNASFAQSVQDLGVNIADHFEFCDHYRYNEPDFKRILARAEALKVDLILTTQKDWVKVNPVCFRDMTVAVVGIRLRFSNPQGLEKFILNNTNG